One part of the Pandoraea faecigallinarum genome encodes these proteins:
- a CDS encoding 3-carboxy-cis,cis-muconate cycloisomerase: MTELLDSLLRGAAVTARFSRDATLQGMLDFEVALAAAEAEAGLIPAAAVAPITAAARAGELDWTALRDDAACAGNLAIPLVKQLTARVKTLDADAARFVHWGATSQDAIDTGLMLQVRGALDDLGADLDGLIHQLAAQARQHRASVMIGRTWLQHALPITFGLKLAGTLDALLRARADLAGVREQALYVQFGGAAGTLASLGAQGPEVAAALARRLGLSDADTPWHAQRDRIVRVGSWAASLTGTLGKFARDTALLTQTEVGEIAEASGAGRGGSSTMPHKRNPVGCAAMLAAAARTPQLVATLLGAMQQDHERGLGTWHAEWETLPELLMLCGGALATARTLVQDWAVDVARMRANLDLTHGLIMAEAVTMALGESMGRLEAHRRVEARCRDAIAQQRHLLDVLREDSEITRILSAQALERLTDPQHYLGAADTFVSRVLALADAAAPPSQTGRTSQ, from the coding sequence ATGACGGAACTGCTTGACTCCTTGCTGCGCGGCGCTGCCGTGACGGCGCGTTTTTCTCGCGACGCCACGCTTCAGGGCATGCTCGACTTCGAAGTGGCGCTGGCGGCCGCCGAAGCCGAGGCCGGTTTGATTCCGGCTGCCGCCGTCGCCCCGATTACCGCCGCCGCGCGCGCCGGCGAACTCGACTGGACTGCCCTGCGCGACGACGCGGCCTGCGCGGGCAACCTCGCCATCCCTCTGGTCAAGCAACTCACCGCGCGTGTGAAGACGCTCGATGCCGACGCCGCCCGTTTCGTCCATTGGGGCGCGACGAGCCAGGACGCCATCGACACCGGCCTCATGTTGCAGGTGCGCGGCGCGCTCGACGATCTCGGCGCCGATCTCGATGGCCTCATCCACCAGCTCGCGGCGCAAGCGAGACAACATCGTGCGAGCGTGATGATCGGGCGCACGTGGCTCCAGCATGCGTTGCCGATCACGTTCGGCCTGAAGCTCGCGGGCACACTCGACGCGTTGCTGCGCGCGCGGGCCGACCTTGCAGGCGTTCGTGAACAGGCGCTGTACGTGCAGTTCGGCGGCGCGGCGGGCACGCTCGCGTCGCTCGGCGCACAAGGCCCCGAGGTCGCCGCGGCGCTGGCACGCCGTCTCGGTCTGTCGGACGCCGACACGCCCTGGCACGCGCAGCGCGATCGCATCGTACGGGTCGGCAGTTGGGCGGCGTCGCTCACGGGGACCCTCGGCAAGTTCGCTCGCGACACGGCCTTGCTCACGCAAACGGAAGTCGGCGAGATTGCCGAGGCGTCCGGCGCGGGACGTGGCGGTTCGTCGACCATGCCGCACAAGCGCAATCCGGTCGGCTGCGCCGCCATGCTGGCGGCTGCGGCACGCACGCCGCAACTCGTTGCCACGCTGCTCGGGGCCATGCAACAGGACCACGAGCGCGGACTGGGCACGTGGCATGCCGAGTGGGAGACGCTGCCCGAACTGCTGATGCTGTGCGGCGGCGCACTGGCCACGGCGCGTACGCTCGTGCAGGACTGGGCCGTCGACGTGGCGCGCATGCGCGCGAATCTCGACCTCACGCACGGCCTCATCATGGCCGAGGCCGTGACGATGGCGCTCGGCGAGTCGATGGGCAGGCTCGAAGCGCACCGGCGTGTCGAGGCACGTTGCCGCGACGCCATCGCGCAGCAACGTCACCTGCTTGACGTGTTGCGCGAGGACAGCGAGATCACCCGCATTCTGTCCGCGCAGGCGCTCGAACGCCTCACGGACCCCCAACACTACCTTGGCGCCGCCGACACGTTCGTGAGCCGCGTGCTCGCGCTTGCCGACGCTGCGGCGCCTCCCTCACAAACCGGCAGAACATCCCAATGA
- the pcaC gene encoding 4-carboxymuconolactone decarboxylase, whose translation MNDQERYDNGMQVRRSVLGDAHVDRTLTRRNEFNDDFQNFITRFAWGDIWTRPGLTRHMRSMITLSLLIALNRGDEFRMHVRAAFNNGVTREEMKELFMHAALYAGLPAANQAIHDAEKVFAEMEAAEPGSTTRARDVRPHDTQG comes from the coding sequence ATGAACGATCAGGAACGCTACGACAACGGCATGCAGGTGCGCCGCAGCGTGCTCGGCGACGCGCACGTGGATCGCACGCTCACGCGCCGCAACGAATTCAACGACGATTTCCAGAACTTCATCACGCGCTTCGCCTGGGGCGATATCTGGACGCGCCCCGGTCTCACGCGTCACATGCGAAGCATGATCACGCTCTCACTGCTCATCGCCCTCAATCGCGGCGACGAATTCCGCATGCACGTGCGCGCCGCGTTCAACAACGGCGTGACGCGCGAAGAGATGAAGGAGCTGTTCATGCACGCGGCGCTGTACGCCGGGCTGCCGGCGGCCAATCAGGCCATTCACGACGCGGAAAAGGTCTTCGCGGAGATGGAAGCCGCCGAACCGGGGTCGACGACGCGCGCTCGCGACGTCCGGCCACACGACACGCAAGGTTAA
- the pcaD gene encoding 3-oxoadipate enol-lactonase: MTVERLIDVGDAQLRVAIDGDDDAPALVLSNSLGTTLEMWAPQLAALAREFRVIRYDTRGHGGSSVTPGPYVIDQLGRDVVALLDTLDIQRASLAGVSMGGMTGMWLGIHAPRRLNRLAIVCSSAHIGAEAVWNARIQAVLAEGMGAVTDAVVSRWFTPEYAEREAATVERMKAMFRSLAPQGYAAACAAVRDMNQLDEIAAITAPTLIITGAGDLATPPAMSSAMVERIPGATQVVVPGAHLSNIECAPAVTQALLDFLKA, translated from the coding sequence ATGACCGTGGAACGACTGATCGACGTGGGCGACGCCCAGTTGCGTGTGGCCATCGACGGCGACGACGATGCGCCTGCACTCGTCCTTTCCAATTCGCTGGGGACGACGCTCGAGATGTGGGCACCGCAGTTGGCCGCGCTCGCGCGCGAGTTTCGCGTGATTCGTTACGATACGCGCGGCCATGGCGGCTCGTCCGTCACGCCCGGGCCGTACGTCATCGACCAATTGGGGCGCGATGTCGTGGCGCTGCTCGATACGCTCGACATCCAGCGGGCGAGTCTCGCCGGCGTGTCGATGGGCGGCATGACGGGCATGTGGCTGGGCATTCATGCGCCCCGGCGTCTGAACCGTCTCGCCATCGTTTGTTCTTCGGCGCATATCGGGGCCGAAGCGGTGTGGAACGCGAGGATTCAGGCCGTGCTGGCCGAGGGCATGGGCGCAGTGACGGACGCTGTCGTGTCGCGCTGGTTCACGCCGGAGTATGCCGAGCGCGAGGCCGCCACCGTCGAGCGTATGAAAGCGATGTTCCGTTCGCTTGCACCGCAAGGCTATGCGGCGGCGTGCGCTGCCGTGCGCGACATGAATCAGTTGGACGAGATCGCCGCGATCACCGCGCCGACGCTGATCATCACCGGTGCGGGCGATCTGGCGACGCCGCCTGCCATGTCGAGCGCGATGGTCGAGCGGATTCCCGGTGCGACGCAGGTCGTCGTGCCCGGTGCGCATCTGTCGAACATCGAGTGCGCGCCAGCGGTGACGCAGGCGCTGTTGGACTTCCTGAAGGCGTAG
- a CDS encoding helix-turn-helix domain-containing protein: MSGASSRQRAVRETIPEFSLYGELTETDSGDFVHIEWIETRSRLYNWHIDTHRHLGLFQVLAIFEGTVEANVDEATWEVEGPAVITVHPSAVHNFRFSRGAHGFVLTMAQSVPFDTAIGADADMTSLLRKPWLFPLAEAPQTRDRLYTLLGLIMDEFSRPQLGHAEMVGWLTRSVLLLLARLHAHHDSASRTGRTELDLFARFRALVETHYTEAWAVPAYAERLHVTESKLNRLCRRIAGKSAFDLVQDRLMLEARRKLIYIPAPVSHVAYELGFQDPAYFCRVFKRHVGVTPSAFRRTAQHAHLGEDAPGCDAPGGAVALGTTTPGATVEPVSDLA; the protein is encoded by the coding sequence ATGTCAGGCGCGTCATCCCGGCAGCGCGCGGTGCGCGAGACAATCCCTGAATTCTCGTTGTACGGCGAGTTAACGGAAACCGACAGCGGCGATTTCGTCCATATCGAGTGGATCGAGACACGCAGCCGCCTCTACAACTGGCATATCGATACGCATCGGCATCTCGGCCTGTTTCAGGTACTGGCGATATTCGAGGGGACGGTCGAAGCAAACGTCGACGAGGCGACCTGGGAAGTCGAAGGACCGGCGGTCATCACGGTGCACCCGTCCGCGGTACACAACTTCCGGTTCTCGCGCGGCGCCCACGGCTTCGTGCTGACGATGGCGCAAAGCGTGCCGTTCGATACCGCCATCGGCGCGGATGCCGACATGACGTCGCTGCTGCGCAAACCGTGGCTGTTCCCGCTGGCCGAGGCACCGCAAACGCGCGACCGCTTGTACACGCTGCTCGGGCTCATCATGGACGAGTTCTCGCGCCCCCAGCTGGGGCATGCGGAAATGGTGGGGTGGCTCACACGCAGCGTGTTGCTGCTGCTCGCCCGTCTGCACGCGCATCACGATTCGGCCTCGCGCACGGGACGCACCGAACTGGATCTGTTTGCGCGATTTCGGGCGCTGGTGGAGACTCATTACACCGAAGCGTGGGCCGTTCCCGCGTATGCCGAACGTCTGCACGTCACGGAGAGCAAGCTCAATCGTCTGTGCCGTCGTATTGCCGGGAAATCGGCGTTCGATCTGGTGCAGGACCGGTTGATGCTCGAAGCGCGACGCAAGCTCATCTATATCCCCGCGCCGGTGTCTCACGTCGCTTACGAGCTCGGATTTCAGGACCCCGCGTATTTCTGCCGCGTATTCAAGCGGCATGTCGGCGTCACGCCGTCCGCGTTCCGGCGAACGGCGCAGCACGCGCATCTGGGCGAAGATGCACCAGGATGCGATGCGCCCGGTGGCGCCGTTGCGCTCGGAACGACCACCCCGGGCGCAACGGTCGAACCGGTGTCAGACCTCGCCTGA
- the pobA gene encoding 4-hydroxybenzoate 3-monooxygenase has protein sequence MRTHYPVVIVGAGPAGLLLSHLLHLRGIDSIVLESRSRESVESTIRAGVLEQGTMDILNETGVGERMRREGAVHHGVELAFGGQRHRIPLTELTGRSITVYAQHEVIKDLIAAREAAQGEILFDVANVSVHDVDSTQPSVQFTVDGQTRRLTCDFIAGCDGFHGVCRPAMPASVRKEYQRVYPFGWFGVLVEAPASSDELIYAAHERGFALISTRSPSVQRMYFQCDPGERAEQWSDARIWEELHTRTESGDGWRLKEGPIFQKNVVAMRSFVATPMQHGRLFLAGDAAHIVPPTGAKGMNLAVADVWRLSRALDDFYRRDSETALQGYSEAALKRIWRAEHFSYWMTRLLHRLDDTTPFEQQMQRSELEYVVGSRAASLMLAENYVGLPLV, from the coding sequence ATGCGCACCCATTATCCCGTCGTCATCGTCGGTGCCGGCCCCGCCGGCCTGCTGCTTTCCCATCTGCTGCATCTCAGGGGCATCGACTCGATCGTGCTCGAATCGCGCTCGCGCGAATCGGTGGAGTCGACCATTCGCGCCGGCGTGCTGGAGCAGGGCACGATGGACATCCTCAACGAGACGGGCGTCGGCGAGCGCATGCGCCGCGAGGGCGCGGTGCACCACGGGGTCGAGCTGGCGTTCGGCGGCCAGCGTCATCGGATCCCGCTCACGGAACTTACCGGCCGCTCCATTACGGTCTATGCGCAGCATGAAGTCATCAAGGATCTGATCGCCGCGCGCGAAGCGGCACAGGGTGAAATTCTGTTCGATGTCGCGAACGTTTCCGTGCACGATGTCGATAGCACCCAACCGAGCGTGCAATTCACGGTGGACGGGCAGACGCGCCGTCTGACGTGCGACTTTATCGCGGGTTGCGACGGCTTTCACGGCGTATGCCGGCCGGCCATGCCGGCGTCGGTGCGCAAGGAGTATCAGCGCGTGTATCCGTTCGGCTGGTTCGGTGTGCTGGTAGAAGCGCCCGCGTCGTCGGACGAACTGATCTACGCGGCGCACGAGCGGGGGTTCGCGCTCATCAGCACGCGCTCGCCGAGCGTGCAGCGCATGTACTTCCAGTGCGACCCCGGCGAGCGTGCCGAGCAATGGAGCGACGCACGCATCTGGGAGGAACTGCACACGCGCACCGAAAGCGGCGACGGCTGGCGTCTCAAGGAGGGGCCGATCTTTCAGAAGAACGTGGTGGCAATGCGCAGCTTCGTTGCCACGCCGATGCAGCACGGTCGCTTGTTTCTCGCGGGTGATGCGGCCCACATCGTGCCACCGACCGGCGCGAAGGGAATGAACCTCGCCGTGGCCGACGTGTGGCGTCTGTCGCGCGCGCTCGACGACTTCTATCGTCGCGACAGTGAAACCGCATTGCAGGGATACTCGGAGGCGGCGCTCAAGCGAATCTGGCGCGCGGAGCACTTCTCATACTGGATGACGCGCCTGCTGCACCGTCTGGACGATACCACGCCGTTCGAGCAGCAGATGCAACGCTCGGAGCTGGAGTACGTGGTCGGTTCGCGCGCCGCGTCGCTGATGCTCGCGGAGAACTACGTCGGCTTGCCGCTCGTCTGA
- a CDS encoding MFS transporter → MNHPRTVDVPAYINTQPFSGYQWLVLTLCFFVVAIDGFDTAAIGYIAPSLVAQWHIDKGSLGPVLSAALFGLAGGAIFAGPMADRAGRKTVLVLSVVFFGVASLATAFAQDLQTLTILRFLTGLGLGAAMPNAVTLISEYAPEARRAVIVNTMFCGFPLGASVGGFVASWLIPHFGWHSVLVLGGVLPLVLSVLLIACLPESVKFLVVKQKPVARVRRILSRISGEPLDDVGTFTVNEAAPKHNGSAIGVVLSKPYGFGSLMLWVTYFMGLVIFYLLTSWMPILFKDAGFTIERAALVTALFPLGGGIGTILSGWLMDKFNAQKVVALGYALTAVLVYAVGQAIGNIGMLVTLIFLAGTAMNGAQSSMPSLAAMFYPTNGRATGVAWMLGIGRFGGIAGALLGAELVRRHLGFSATFSLLAIPAVIATVALLAKHAWERARGDLPALNAGEARNSAATH, encoded by the coding sequence ATGAATCATCCACGCACGGTGGACGTGCCCGCCTATATCAACACACAACCGTTTTCCGGCTATCAATGGCTGGTGCTGACCCTGTGTTTCTTCGTCGTGGCCATCGACGGCTTCGATACCGCGGCGATCGGCTACATTGCGCCGTCGCTGGTCGCGCAGTGGCATATCGACAAGGGCTCGCTCGGTCCGGTGCTGTCGGCGGCGCTGTTCGGTCTGGCGGGCGGGGCAATCTTCGCCGGGCCCATGGCCGACAGGGCCGGTCGCAAGACGGTGCTGGTGCTCTCCGTGGTGTTCTTCGGCGTGGCGAGCCTCGCGACCGCCTTCGCGCAGGATCTCCAGACGCTGACCATACTGCGCTTTCTCACGGGCCTCGGCCTGGGCGCCGCCATGCCGAACGCCGTCACGCTTATCTCCGAGTACGCGCCTGAAGCGCGCCGCGCGGTGATCGTCAACACGATGTTCTGCGGCTTCCCGCTCGGTGCATCGGTCGGTGGCTTCGTGGCGTCGTGGCTGATACCGCACTTCGGCTGGCACAGCGTGCTGGTGCTCGGCGGCGTGCTGCCGCTGGTGCTGTCGGTGCTGCTGATTGCCTGCCTGCCGGAGTCGGTGAAATTTCTTGTGGTGAAGCAAAAGCCGGTGGCGCGCGTGCGTCGCATTCTGTCGCGAATTTCGGGCGAGCCGCTCGACGACGTCGGCACGTTCACAGTCAACGAAGCGGCCCCGAAGCACAACGGGTCGGCCATCGGTGTGGTGCTCTCGAAGCCATACGGCTTCGGTTCGCTGATGCTTTGGGTGACCTACTTCATGGGTCTCGTGATCTTCTATCTGCTCACGAGCTGGATGCCGATTCTGTTCAAGGACGCCGGCTTCACCATCGAGCGCGCGGCTCTCGTTACGGCGCTGTTCCCGCTCGGCGGCGGCATCGGTACGATTCTCTCGGGCTGGCTGATGGACAAGTTCAATGCGCAGAAGGTGGTGGCGCTGGGCTACGCGCTCACCGCGGTGCTGGTGTACGCGGTCGGGCAGGCGATCGGTAACATCGGCATGCTGGTCACGCTGATTTTCCTCGCAGGCACGGCGATGAACGGCGCGCAGTCCTCGATGCCGTCGCTCGCCGCCATGTTCTACCCGACCAACGGTCGCGCCACGGGCGTGGCGTGGATGCTTGGCATCGGCCGTTTCGGCGGTATTGCCGGGGCATTGCTCGGTGCCGAACTGGTGCGCCGTCATCTGGGCTTTTCCGCGACGTTCTCGTTGCTGGCGATTCCGGCAGTGATCGCGACCGTGGCGCTGCTCGCAAAGCATGCGTGGGAGCGCGCTCGGGGCGACCTTCCGGCGCTCAACGCCGGCGAAGCCCGCAATTCCGCCGCCACGCACTGA
- a CDS encoding DUF72 domain-containing protein, which produces MATTRSPRTSPPAARERDTRIRIGVGGWNFAPWQGTFYPEKWPRHRELEYASQHLTSIEINSTFYGSQKPTTFRNWFAQTPDDFVFSVKASRYATHRRVLGEAGDSIARFFDSGVLELGRKLGPVNWQFAPSKTFDAQDFEHFLSLLPTTAGGHAIRHALEVRHESFAVPEFIALARKYEMAIVLAGDARFPCIADVTAPFVYARLMGTEARYKLGYAPKAITHWIARARTFADGGVPGDLDVLADAPPKAEHRDVFLYVISGFKERNPAAAMAMIDALAER; this is translated from the coding sequence ATGGCGACGACCCGATCCCCCCGTACATCCCCCCCGGCAGCGCGCGAGCGGGACACGCGCATTCGCATTGGTGTGGGCGGCTGGAACTTCGCACCGTGGCAAGGCACGTTCTATCCCGAGAAGTGGCCCAGGCACCGCGAACTCGAATACGCCAGCCAGCACCTCACCTCCATCGAGATCAACAGCACGTTCTACGGCTCGCAAAAGCCCACGACGTTCCGCAACTGGTTCGCGCAAACGCCGGACGACTTCGTGTTCTCGGTCAAGGCCTCGCGCTATGCCACGCATCGTCGTGTGCTGGGCGAAGCGGGCGATTCCATCGCGCGGTTTTTCGACAGCGGTGTGCTGGAACTGGGCCGCAAGCTCGGCCCGGTCAACTGGCAGTTTGCCCCGTCGAAGACATTCGACGCACAGGACTTCGAGCACTTCCTGAGTCTGTTGCCCACGACGGCAGGCGGACATGCGATCCGCCACGCACTCGAAGTGCGTCATGAGAGTTTTGCGGTGCCCGAGTTCATTGCGCTGGCGCGCAAGTACGAGATGGCTATCGTGCTCGCCGGTGACGCCAGGTTCCCGTGCATTGCCGACGTCACCGCGCCGTTCGTCTATGCGCGCCTGATGGGCACCGAGGCGCGCTACAAACTCGGCTACGCGCCCAAGGCGATAACCCACTGGATCGCACGCGCGCGAACGTTCGCCGACGGCGGCGTTCCCGGCGATCTCGACGTGCTCGCCGACGCGCCGCCCAAAGCCGAACATCGCGATGTGTTTCTCTATGTCATCAGCGGCTTCAAGGAACGTAATCCGGCCGCCGCCATGGCGATGATCGACGCCCTTGCCGAACGCTGA
- a CDS encoding chloride channel protein, with product MALPEHARDFARAPGLPRVIALAAIIGLCGVPAAWLLLNLIQGFTNLFFYQTLSFAPRPTAQNTLGVAVIALPVVGGLIVGAMARLGSDKIRGHGIPEAIEAILFGKSKMSPRVAVLKPLSSGIVIGSGGPFGAEGPIIMTGGAIGSLIAQYFHLSAAERKTLLVAGATAGMTAVFGTPVAAVLLAVELLLFEWRPRSLLPVIVACAVAGFARPLLLEAGPLFPMTTPAVSPIALISCLIAGVCAGLLSAGMSRALYAIEDTFHKLPVHWMWWPAIGGLAVGIGGYLEPRALGVGYDVIADLLAGHFTMHAALALLLVKALIWAIALGSCTSGGVLAPLLMIGAGLGTLLAPMLPGGDITLWALVCMAATLAGVLGAPLTAIVFALGLTHDVNALLPLLLTCGVSYGVAIRIMPRSIMTEKIARRGRHIHREYGVDPLERLHVGELMTREPESLGGDLSIEQAARQAFGMGQRHRAYPVVDASHAVLGIVDRQALTRAREQGLQTLRQLYGVNPPLVALPSETGRIVSARFAAHHLERLPVVSDATSRKLVGIISRSDLVKPAEHWRSEEEVRERMLHLGRRRR from the coding sequence ATGGCCTTGCCCGAACATGCGCGCGATTTCGCTCGCGCGCCGGGGCTGCCGCGAGTCATCGCGCTTGCCGCCATCATCGGCTTGTGCGGCGTGCCGGCCGCCTGGCTGCTGCTCAACCTGATTCAGGGCTTCACCAACCTGTTCTTCTACCAGACACTCTCGTTCGCGCCGCGCCCGACCGCGCAAAACACACTCGGCGTCGCGGTCATCGCCCTGCCGGTCGTCGGCGGGCTGATCGTTGGCGCGATGGCACGTTTGGGCAGCGACAAGATTCGCGGTCATGGCATTCCCGAAGCCATCGAAGCGATCCTGTTCGGCAAGAGCAAGATGTCGCCGCGCGTGGCCGTCCTCAAGCCGCTCTCGTCGGGCATCGTGATCGGCAGCGGCGGGCCGTTCGGCGCCGAGGGTCCGATCATCATGACGGGCGGGGCCATCGGCTCGCTCATCGCACAGTACTTCCACCTGAGCGCCGCAGAACGCAAGACCCTGCTGGTCGCCGGCGCCACGGCCGGCATGACGGCCGTGTTCGGCACCCCCGTTGCGGCGGTCCTGCTCGCCGTCGAACTACTGCTCTTCGAATGGCGTCCGCGTAGTCTGCTGCCGGTGATCGTCGCCTGCGCCGTCGCGGGTTTTGCCCGTCCACTGCTGCTCGAAGCCGGCCCCCTTTTCCCGATGACGACGCCCGCCGTCTCGCCGATTGCGCTGATCTCCTGCCTGATCGCGGGCGTGTGCGCCGGCCTGCTCTCGGCCGGCATGTCGCGGGCGCTGTATGCCATCGAAGACACCTTCCACAAACTCCCGGTGCACTGGATGTGGTGGCCGGCCATCGGCGGCCTCGCGGTCGGCATCGGGGGCTATCTCGAACCGCGCGCGCTGGGCGTGGGCTACGACGTCATCGCCGACCTGCTCGCCGGTCACTTCACGATGCATGCCGCGCTCGCGCTGCTGCTCGTCAAGGCGCTCATCTGGGCGATTGCCCTGGGCTCATGCACGTCCGGCGGCGTGCTCGCCCCGCTGCTCATGATCGGCGCGGGCCTCGGCACCTTGCTCGCCCCGATGCTTCCGGGCGGCGACATCACGCTGTGGGCACTCGTATGCATGGCGGCAACGCTCGCCGGCGTGCTCGGCGCCCCGCTCACGGCCATCGTGTTCGCGCTGGGTCTCACGCATGACGTGAATGCCCTGCTGCCCTTGCTGTTGACGTGCGGCGTGTCCTACGGTGTCGCCATCCGGATCATGCCGCGCTCCATCATGACGGAGAAAATCGCCCGTCGCGGACGTCACATCCATCGCGAATACGGCGTCGATCCGCTGGAACGTCTGCACGTGGGCGAACTGATGACCCGCGAGCCGGAGTCGCTCGGCGGCGATTTGTCGATCGAGCAGGCCGCCCGTCAGGCGTTCGGCATGGGACAGCGCCATCGCGCCTACCCGGTGGTGGACGCCTCGCACGCGGTGCTCGGCATAGTCGATCGTCAGGCGCTGACGCGAGCCCGGGAACAGGGACTGCAGACGCTCCGGCAGTTGTACGGCGTGAACCCGCCGCTCGTCGCCCTGCCTTCCGAGACAGGACGCATCGTATCGGCACGCTTTGCCGCGCATCATCTGGAGCGTCTTCCGGTGGTGAGCGATGCGACGTCGCGCAAGCTTGTCGGCATCATCAGCCGCAGCGATCTGGTCAAACCGGCGGAGCATTGGCGCTCGGAAGAGGAGGTACGCGAGCGCATGCTGCATCTGGGGCGCAGGCGCCGCTGA
- a CDS encoding MarR family winged helix-turn-helix transcriptional regulator has product MTASTPPDTPQGSPAAHTPIGADALTKSDFEALSEFRYRLRRFLNLSETAAREGGITPQQYLLLLHVKGIPGRNWASISELAERLQAVHHSVVALVARCEKAGLVTRRQNESDRRVVEIHLSPAGEACLANLAAQHRNELSTFADIFHIRGVHL; this is encoded by the coding sequence ATGACTGCATCGACACCGCCGGATACTCCGCAAGGCTCGCCGGCCGCCCACACGCCGATCGGCGCCGACGCGCTGACCAAGAGCGATTTCGAAGCGCTCTCCGAATTCCGCTATCGCCTGCGCCGCTTTCTCAATTTAAGCGAGACCGCCGCGCGCGAAGGTGGCATCACGCCGCAGCAGTACCTGTTGTTGCTGCACGTCAAAGGTATCCCGGGACGTAACTGGGCGTCCATCAGCGAATTGGCCGAACGGCTTCAGGCGGTGCATCACAGCGTGGTGGCGCTCGTCGCCCGATGCGAGAAGGCCGGGCTTGTGACCCGCCGTCAGAACGAGAGCGACCGGCGCGTGGTGGAAATCCATCTGTCGCCGGCCGGCGAGGCATGCCTCGCGAACCTCGCCGCCCAGCATCGCAACGAGTTGAGCACCTTCGCCGACATCTTTCACATTCGTGGCGTTCATCTGTAA
- a CDS encoding DEAD/DEAH box helicase gives MSFASLGLIAPLLRNVQALDYQTPTPVQVKAIPAVLGGKDVVAAAQTGTGKTAGFALPLLQRLVQHGPAVSSNRVRVLVLVPTRELAEQVLQSFVEYGRGLDLRFLAAYGGVSINPQMMKLRKGVDVLVATPGRLLDLNRQNAVQFDQVRALVLDEADRMLDLGFARELNAIFAALPAQRQTLLFSATFSDDIRTMAAKILRDPVDISVSQPNAAASRIKQWVIPVDKRNKPDLFMHLVAANKWTHALVFVKTRNGVEYLAALLDEAGYAIDTIHGDKPQPARLRALERFKAGEVQMLVATDVAARGLDIDDLPLVINVDLPIVAQDYVHRIGRTGRAGASGAAISLVCADEAPQLAAIEALIRQTLPREEEPGFEAEHRVPETNAAGQIVRKPKKPKKPKVAQAMSADVQRNTGAQNTAFNGKRASSHPLFGGRRKTGQPTGTTTPGSRKTVGKPPVRRGKR, from the coding sequence ATGTCCTTTGCCTCGCTTGGCCTCATTGCACCGTTGTTGCGTAACGTGCAGGCGCTCGATTACCAGACACCGACACCGGTGCAGGTCAAAGCCATTCCCGCCGTGCTCGGCGGCAAGGACGTCGTGGCGGCAGCACAGACCGGCACAGGCAAGACGGCGGGCTTCGCGCTGCCGTTGCTGCAACGGCTGGTGCAACACGGCCCCGCCGTATCGAGCAACCGTGTCCGCGTTCTGGTACTGGTGCCCACGCGTGAACTGGCCGAGCAAGTGCTGCAAAGCTTTGTCGAGTACGGCCGGGGCCTCGATTTGCGATTTCTGGCTGCGTACGGCGGCGTGAGCATCAATCCGCAGATGATGAAGTTGCGCAAAGGCGTGGACGTGCTCGTCGCCACGCCCGGGCGCCTGCTCGACCTGAACCGGCAGAACGCCGTGCAATTCGACCAGGTCCGCGCGTTGGTGCTGGACGAAGCCGACCGCATGCTCGATCTGGGTTTCGCGCGCGAACTCAACGCGATCTTCGCCGCCTTGCCGGCGCAGCGCCAGACCTTGCTGTTCTCCGCCACGTTCAGCGACGATATCCGCACGATGGCGGCGAAGATACTTCGCGACCCCGTCGACATCAGCGTCAGTCAACCCAATGCCGCAGCAAGCAGGATCAAGCAGTGGGTGATTCCGGTGGACAAGCGCAACAAGCCCGACCTGTTCATGCATCTCGTGGCAGCGAACAAGTGGACACATGCGCTCGTGTTCGTCAAAACACGTAACGGCGTGGAGTATCTGGCGGCCTTGCTCGATGAAGCGGGTTATGCGATCGACACCATTCACGGCGATAAGCCGCAACCGGCGCGCCTACGCGCGCTGGAACGCTTCAAAGCGGGCGAAGTCCAGATGCTGGTCGCCACCGACGTGGCCGCGCGCGGTCTGGATATCGATGACCTGCCGTTGGTCATCAACGTGGATCTGCCTATCGTCGCGCAGGACTACGTGCACCGGATCGGTCGTACCGGACGCGCAGGGGCGAGCGGCGCCGCCATCTCGCTCGTGTGCGCCGACGAGGCCCCGCAGTTGGCCGCCATCGAGGCGCTGATCCGCCAAACGCTGCCTCGCGAAGAAGAGCCGGGATTCGAAGCCGAACACCGCGTGCCGGAGACGAACGCGGCGGGCCAGATCGTCAGGAAACCGAAAAAACCGAAGAAGCCGAAGGTGGCGCAGGCCATGTCAGCCGACGTCCAACGAAACACCGGCGCGCAAAATACCGCTTTCAATGGGAAACGCGCGTCGAGTCATCCTCTTTTCGGCGGTCGCAGGAAGACGGGGCAACCGACCGGCACGACAACGCCTGGCTCACGTAAGACCGTGGGCAAACCACCCGTGCGGCGCGGCAAACGTTAG